DNA sequence from the Malus domestica chromosome 11, GDT2T_hap1 genome:
GTTCTATATCGCTTTAATGATGTTGGGCATAGTAGTGGTCAAGTGCTCTTCACAACCTTGAATCATGGGATGTGTTCATTGCAGTTGCCTGAAGTTGGAAtgatttatagttttgtttGTAGTTTGAGATTTGTATATCTCAATGGCTGAAAATTGAATTAGAATGTGAGAAAGATCGAAAATGACTTGTAGAGAGGCGATGAATTCATTGTGCATCGTTTCCTGATCAACAATGAATTTGTTAATGTTCTCTATTTAGGGTAGATAGTGTTGCCTGTTAAGCATCCATGATTCTAGCCTTGTCTTCGTGTGTCCTATATAGTCGATGCATGTATGGTGATCATGTGGTTCAATGTCTTATTTCTGAGATATATTGCTTTTCTTTCATTTGTGACCTGATTAAGTAACTCGGGGATGCATATTTCTCTGTGCATCTCTGCTTCCTAGAGCCTTAGCATTAAGTTGTTCTGTTTTAATGCATGTTTGCTTATGGCAGGAAAGCTGGAGAAGGCCTAAGGATATTGATTCACGTGTCAGGTGAAAGTTCAAGGGATGTGCATTGATACCCAACATTGGCTATGCGTTAGAATTTTGGGAGAAATTTTATTCAAGATGCTACTTTTGTTTTCGATTTGGTACTATTGAATTTTATTCAGAATTTTACTAATCTAGTCATCTTAGATGACATGAAGTTCTAccaatttgtttgattttgcCATTTTACTGTAGTTCCTCGAGtaaattttcagttttaattactCATTTTCACTTTTACTATCTAGTGTCGCTTTTGAAACAGCATATTCTGCCAAACAAAATGAATCCAATCgaattatatatgttttccatTGCTGTATCCATGATTTATGCTATAATTTGGAACATGTTTAAGTTGGTTGTTCACCTCTCTTGGGACTGCATTTCTAGGAAGCAATTATGCGCATGCTTGCTTCTACTAGAACTGTAGAAATGCTTATCTCAATATAAGGTTAGTTCATGGGAGAAAAACAAATAATGAATAAGtatatatgtgttcaaatatgaaaaacttaaaaaaattaaaaaataaataaaaaattaaaaaaataactatCTCGTCCTGTAACACACATAAATGTTGTACCAAACAACAGATGGAACATGGATAATTTAGTCATTTACCTTTTGGTTATGTTCCGTCCATGCGCTTACCAAACGCAGAACGAAACAACAATCTCATTCCGTCCTACGCATACCAAACATAACATGGAACATCTATTCCGCCCCGTCTCGTTCTATCCCGTCTCATCCcatcccgttccgttccgtcccatcTGCGTACCAAACAGTACCTTATCACAGTTGTGAAAATTTGGTGAGCCCTTGTATAACGGCGTAAGTTCAAATCCCATTGATGCTAATCtaatatctaatctaacaaaatctatcgtttaaccaaaaaaaaaaaaagattttaagtataaatacaacgataaaaaaaatttcaacccaaacaaaaaaattgagcaCGTCAACACACTAACCATATAGCTGACCGAATCCTAGCAAAAGAACAAAGTTGATGTCAAATAGTaaatttcaaggactacattgattgattttgaaattgagaaacaaaaatgagatttttgaacaATTTCAGAAACTATTTGTACTGAAAGGACTAGGTCATATCAGTCTTCTTTTGGGTTGAAAGCCCACTAGCTTGAGAATCACTACTTGGTTGAGGATCATGGCTTTTTAACTCGAGGTAATCCATTCTCGACCAAATTGTTAATTTAGATCCAAACAATTATTTCATCTTTCACTTTATTCattccaaatgctagaaagacggctaaaaaaaatgtaaaaatcaaCTCCCTTGATGTTATAACTTATATGCACGAAGTGAAGTGCACGCTTTGAATTCATAGGCTTTTGGTTACTCAATAATACACAAATCGTGGAGAATGAAAAGAAGCAGTCAAATAGAAATAGGAGAAGAACCAGagtaaaaaaggagaaaaaataacatttaaaaGGGGAAAGATCTGCTTATTCCATAGAATCCGGCAGTCAAATAGAAATAGGAGAAGAACTAGAatcaaaaaggagaaaaaataacatttaaaaGGGGAAAGATCTGCTTATTCCATTGAGCTTGTTCAACAATGTGCACTCTGGATCCGCGTGAAACGCTAAGGTAGCTTGCTTACTTAGTACTTGCGCTAAGGGCTAGGGTTGCTCTTTTGGTAACTCTAACTGTAGATTTTTTACCTTGACTCTTTCGGTATCGGTATGCCTTCGATGATTACTACTTTAATGAAGAatccggattctctttgtgaggatttcggGAATCCGTGAATCAtatatgttcatcgtacatcatacagttagaaattattttaaatatttttatttaaaattaaatacaaaccgTACCTGATAAAAACTAACCGTACAATATACAATGAATAAACATAATTTAAGGATTCCTAAAGGATCCGGAAAGGATCTGTTGGTATTCAGGTTGGTTCGGTATTACTGTGATTTAAAAAAAAGCTGCTTCTGTTGTATTGTGAGAATAAACCGCTGTAAAATAAGGCAAcagagtgtttgataaacatttttgtaaaagtgtttttgaaaaaaaaaacagtattataatgtttgataaacttttatgtaaaacagatgtgaaaaaaaatcggtttttcaaagttgggttttgcagctttgtgtttttggtttttttttcatccaaaactatgaaaaaaagctgaaactgaatgtttaccaaacacaaaaaaacccccaatttttttaatatttatttttttttaaattatctcAGTACCAAATCagatctttaaaaaaaaaaaaatgagaagcaGGCTTGGAAGTCGCAAGCTGACTACTGATGTGATAGAAGCAGAACAAACAGAGAGACTTTAAAACAAGAACAACATAGAAAAaggaacatgaaagactcaaaATCATATTCACACATAAAATATAATGCTCATGTGTCTAATCGTATTACCCAATCACCGTCACGCTTTCAGAATACAAAAAGATTTCTTGATCACATAAACTATAAGAAACCCATTATTTTAATAGATCCATTTATCCTCAGTcggattattattatttgatatTGTTGAATTTTGGATGTGTATTTCATATCAaaacaattacaagatgaaacattatataggaaaagaaagtagacataagcctaacttgcctaacttgcctaacttgcctaatttacacaaggaatgttgactagcctaacttcaatagtcatccaacatgtttatttcatgcatgcattttaacaaaagataagacttgcatgcattccaacactccccctcaagctggatcgaggGGATTCCTTGAGCCAAGCTTGGACAGAATGCGCATGAACTGAACCGTAGGAAGAGGTTTAGTAAAAATAACGCTTTGCTTCTTGCTGCGCCATGTTACCAAATTCCCACTtgaaatggcttcgtgccgcaaacaaacagtaatggcttcgtgccacaaacaaacaaacttgaaatggcttcgtgccgcaaacaaacagtaatggcttcgtgccgcaaacAAAGAATAATGGCTTCGTGCCACAAACTTGAACAACGTTAGGTAGAGCTAAAGCATCCATCGAGCTCTCAGCTTCATAATGTTCTccagccatcttggcttagagtaaaagttctccagccatcttggcttagagtaaaTGTTCTCCAGCCATATTGGCTTAGAGTAAAAGAAACTTAGCAGAAACGATCAACAGAGCATCCATCGAGCACTCAACTTCATAATGTTCTccagccatcttggcttagagtaaaAGAAACTTAGCGGAAACGATCAACAGAGCCAGGAATTTCGagttcctgctctgataccatgttgaattttgatgtgtatttcatgaagaaacaattacaaatgaaacatatatatagggaaagaaagtagacataagcctaacttgcctaacttgcctaatttcctaacttgcctaacttgcctaatttacacaaggaatgttgactagcctaacttcaatagtcatccaacatgtttatttcatgcatgcattttaacaaaagataagaCTTGCATGCATTCCAACAGATATATACATTGCTGTTAATATAAATgtcgagaaaaaaaaatataaaacttacAACTAAATTAAGACATGAATTTAGCCAGGTTAACTAAAACAATGTGTTCTCTTTTTCGCACACCTGTTCAAATCCTCATTCTCGTACTTATGAAGAATTTAGTTAGAATATAGCTTGTATCcaaagaaataaacaaaaattacaattaCATCAAATAGTGATTATgatgaagaaaattgagatttcaccataaaaccaatttgcAAGGTTTATCCTTCCATCAATGTAAAATTCATTCTTAATGTATAATTGATGTTTTCCTTTCTTTGATGACTCCCACAAACACGTTGGCAATTCTGACTATTAACGTCACAAAGTTAATGCAGCTCATGACTTTGAAAGTTTGATTTTCCAAATGGATTGTGATGGTCAGATCGAGCAAGGCTTCTGCTGTAGTTCATATATATCGTCAACAAAGTTGAACCAATCAACTTTAGACCATAGTTACGTGATACATATTTACCACTACTAGCTTAAGCTAATTCCTGATAAACTTTCATGGATCCAAGGCTCTACAAATCTGCAAAATCCGGGGATGTTTACATCCTCAAGCGACTTCTTAACGATAATCGGAGCCTACTGTATCAACTTACACCCCGAGGAAACACAGCCCTCCATGTCGCAGTTCAGTTCGGACATAAAAATGTTGTCACTGAAATTTATAACAGATGCAGGTCCCTTCTCACACAGCCAAATTCGGATGGAGATACTCCTTTACATGTGGCTGCAAGGGTTGGTTCCTTCTCTATAGTGTATTATCTGGTTCGCGAAATTCAATTCATGTCACAGGAAGATTTCGTGAACACGAACATTGGCGTGTTTGAGACGCTGAGAATTGGAAACAAGGGGAGCAACACGGTCTTACACGAAGCTGCAAGGAATGGTCATGCAAAAGTTGTTGAGTGCTTGCTCAAAGTTGATCCCAAATTGGCCTGTTTTGAGAATGACAATGGCGAGTCTCCATTGTACCTGGCTGCAAGAGGGGACGTGTTAGAGATcgtggatcaaattttaagatcAACGCCATCATCAGCTCATGGCGGACCAGAAGGCGAAACAGCTTTGCATGCTGCCGTAATTGAGAAGCATTTTGGTACGTCATACTTTGGCTCCCTTTATGTTTTAGCTTCGCTTTGCAATTAACGGTTTAATTATTCATCATCAAACAGTCAGTACTAGCATAATTCCTCTTTTATTTTAGTTGCTCAAGTTCAGTATTTTCTTATAAAAACTTAAATTTCGTTATTGTAGATATCGTGGAAGTACTCCTAAGGTTCAAACAGCAACTTGTCAAAGAAACTGACCACCAAGGCAGGACTCCTCTCCACTATGCAGCATCCCTTGGAGATCACAAAACAGTTCGACGATTACTAGAAATCGATACTTCTACTGCGTATGTTCTGGATAAAGAGGGCCAGTCACCAATTCATGTTGCAGCAAGGGAAGGGCGTGGCAGTGTCATTAGTGAAATTATTCAACATTGCCCAGATTCGGGTGAACTTGTTGACCCTTTTGGGCGAAACACTCTTCATATTGCCATCCAAGGTGGGCAAGTAAATGTTGTCAGGTATATACTGGAAACACCCGATCTGGAGGGGCTCATAAATCAGCCGGATGTTGATGGAAACACGCCTTTGCATCTCGCAACCATAGAGAGAAAAACATGGATTTTGTACTACTTGATGTGGGATGGAAGAGTAAATCAAAGATCTAAGAACAAATATGGCCAAACAGCATCTGATGTTGATAGATCAATCAAAGAATGCAGTCTTAGATTTCCCATGGTAAGTACCAAAAACATAGCTAATCTCCTTTATTTATGATTGATCTAAATGCTTAACTACAACAGTTCATCTGCCGTAAACTGCTAATGTACGTGCAGAATATAATCTGTACGCCGCATGCTTGGTTAGGCAACATCAAATTTTACCAAAGAGCAGAACGGGCAGAAGCCAGTGCAGTGCAAACTTACAGGGAAATGGGCCAGACCCTTTTGGTGGTTGCAACACTTATCACAACTGTAACATTTACAGCTGCATTCACAATGCCCGGAGGCTATAACAATGATGTCGGTCCACACCAAGGAGTGGCTCTTCTGCAGTCAAATGAAAATTTCAAGTGGTTCATAATCTCAGACACCATTGCAATGACTTGCTCAATAAATGCAGCTTGCCTTTTATTTGGGGGAGCTGTTAACGGCAATGAGTCGGTGTATATTTACTATTTAACAGGTGCTGCTGCTCTTACATATATTGCTCTGCAATCTACTGCAATAGCATTCACAACTGGGATTCTGGCTGTCCTGCCCCATCAGCAATTTGCCAAAACCTTGGGACTGATAGTTGGAATCACTTTTAATGTTAGTACCTTCTTGCTTCTTTCACAATTGGTGCAAATATTTTCCAACCTCGGAGCCTGTAGATTATTGTTTTCGCATCTCTACAGGAAGCTCAAGAGCAAAATAGggaataaacattgaaaaaaacTACAGTACTTAGTACTTGCATTCATTTGGGTGCCCATTGTCAACGTATGTCTTTTTCGTATTGATAAATAAGCGTTTAGTGTTGTATCAATTGTCGCGTGATCTCTTAACATGGTCAATTCGGTCTACCATAATAGAATCTGATCGTATCTAAATCCAAAACTTCGTCTTTCAACGAATGTTGATAGCAGCAGTGTAGCAAAAAATACATACGACTGGTTCCCTCATACCGAAAACAAAATGTTTTCACTGCTGTATTATGTTTGCCAAAAAGGACTCCTACCAAATTACCGACCGAAATTCCAAAACCATGTCATGAAAGACATGAAAGCCCTTACTCTATGAACCAAGCAAGGATAATCATAGAAGTAATGCCAAGGATTAATATATGTAGCAGCAAGACAAACCAAAAGTAAGAGAACTCTGACCTGGTGCTGGTAGTGATTTTACATCCCTAAAGTGGAACATATCAACCATGTCAAGAATTTTGGGTCAATAATTTAGGGACAAAGCTACCGAACTTGTAAGTTGCTCCAATTCATCACTCCTGCCTTTGATTTCATTGATTTCCTCAAGCGATTGGTAGTTTAGTTTTGAGATAGTACATCACAAAACTTGGATTTAAATTCATATCCATTGGTTTAGAGATTGGGTTGGGTACAAATGTACTTTTTGGATCGATAATGTAAGGTTTGGAGTTGAGATATAGTGAAAACATTCGATTTTGATGGGTTCGGCAGATGTCCCCCGAATGCCCATTGTTACAGTAGGTTTGCCGAACGTTGATGCTGGGGTGAGAAAAGATATTTATTGATCTAGTTTTTGTGATCCATTTTTTACAATATTTACTTTCCGGTTTTAGTTTGGGTGATTAATTTCCTCTGATAAATCGGAATGTCATCTCCTAGTTGATTTCCTCTTActgtttcctttcttctttttatgAATACTTCGATATATTCTTCTTTTTATGAATACATCAATATATTTTTACATAAGGGGGTGGGAGAATTGGGTTAAGTCACAAAATGGACAAAAATTTGGTATTAAATTTGCATTCACGAGATTCAAATCTAAAACCTCACTTCCAagcgaagaggaataccatcTAAATGTGTAGCTTTCTTCTTAAAAATATGTAGGCTAGTTTTCCCACAAGACACATAAACCAAACCCTCTTCCATCTATCTGTACCGGATAGGGTTTAGGAGATCAGCTTCCAAGAGGCCAAGCCCGACCTAATTTCATTGACAATTGACAATCTTCCTGACCCTTTACACGGTGACCCTGACCGGTTACTCGTTGAAATCCTCTGTCAAGTTCCTTGCAGAAAATTGATTGTTCAATGCAAGTGTGTTTCCAAGTGTTAAATTCTACTTGGCCATCTGCTCAATCGTTCAGGTGTGGggggttttaatacaaaaggcaTCGGTGtaagttagagtggggtaattctatttaaatggcttgttctcaaaccttctggccgatgtgggacagaAGAATTCTAATACTCCCTCGCACGTGAGACCCAattttatgggtcacacgtgaAGTTCCACACATCGACAACCATATGGAGCCAAGTCGAGGCTCACCCGTGGCCACCTACTCAATCCATCAGGTGTGGCGGGGTTTTAATACGAAAGGCATCGATGtaagttagagtggggtaattctatttaaagtgTTTGTGCTCAAGTCTTCTGGCCGATGTGAGACATAAGAATTCGTGAGACATAAGAATTCTAACACTCCCTCGCACGTGAGACCCAAGGCCAATGGGGACCCACTCATTCATGTGGCATCTCTTAGCCTACGTGGAGGCAAGTCGAGGCTCACCCGTTCGCGCGGGGTCAAAGGGGACCCACCTGTTCAAGTGGCAATACGGGCCCATcccttggctctgataccatgttaaattTTAGGTCGACTGATCgagggcccactccaacaacaccgatactgtctcCACTTGACAACCTACttaatccgtcaggtgtggggttttaatacaaaagacATCGGTGTAAGTTAGAGTGGGGCAATTCTATTTAAATGGCTTGTTCTCAAGCTTTTTGGCCGATGTGGGACGGAGGAATTTTAACACCAAGCGTCCGCTCCGAGTCATCTCCGAACCTCGTTTCATTGGCCGCTTTTTATCCGTCCAACATGGTCGCCAAAATCCCATACCAAGAACTCTGGTTATATATGTACCCTTATTATGGAGACGAAGTGTTTATGACGTCCAAGAATCCGGTGTTCACAGAGCTAAGTGAGAAGAAAGAgaacaaaaacaagaacaagaacaagaagaaacaTCGATCCGAGCAATTTGTCTCTAAGGTACATCCCCTTTATTCGATTCATGGTAGAAAAACTGTTGGTGGTAGGTGTGGTAACAAAATTCTGTCGTCTTTAGATTTGATGAAATTGTACCTGAAAAACAAAGAGACACTGTAGGTTAACGACCAAAGCCACTCGTCCAGAGGTTGTACCATCCCAGAATACAAGGGAATATTAAAGTTTTGAGGTATGTTTGAGTTCGGAAGTAGTGAGTGTCTAACGCCGTGACTCTCTCTAAGGCTTCATTtggtatttttttaaataaaaaaatgcttcactttaaaattaagtaataaaaagtgtttggtaaaactAAAATATCTTGCTTATTTTAAAAACAGTGGTCTCTAGACATCAAGTTGATTTTAAAAGCTGCTTTATAAAAAGTGGAGTTGAGCCATTAATCCATTAATGAATTATTTTAATCATGTAATACCTTCATTAGTTTTTTAAGATGACATTATTTATTCTTTAACACGCATTTTATCCATTTGAGAGCAGAGTGACCGCAATTACTAACCACTACCTACCACTACAACCACTAACCTTACACCACCATCATTGGCATCATCGCTGCCACCGTAGTCGTCACCACCGCAGCTACCATAGCAACCACCACCGCCACAACCACAACTGTGACCACTGCCACCATAACAATCTCCACTACCATCATTGCTGCCAATCGCCGCCACCACAACCACAAGCGCTACCACTACAACCATAACCACAAATGTTGATGTCGCCACCCCAACCACCACTATTGGCACCCACCAAACTCCTACCATTGCTACTGCTATCACAATAGTCGCCCCCACCACCTCCATCACGTTTGCCATATGTACCATCTACAACTGCAACCACCAACCTTATACCACTGAAGACATCACCACTATCAACGTTTCAACCGCCACCGCCAACAACGCCTCTACCACTACCGCCACAAATGCAACCACTGACGCAGCCACAACTATCGTAGTCACCCCCCCCCACTACTATgtctatttttgtcattttatgtaCAATAATATTACTAATCTTAGAATTTACCAAACGGTTTTACACTTGTTTTCATACAAcacttttaaaatataatttatcaaaggttttgttttaatttacaattgattatttttaaattagcaCAATAATCGCAAACAGCCCTTAAGACGACATTGATGTGGGCATGAGCACATACGCATATTATCATAATCCTCTTGCCACTGGTGTTATCCAAGAGCCGTCAATTGAATGGGTATGGATCTTCCCAAGTTCTATCGAGTCTCCAAAAGATCAGGCTTGGTAAATTTGGTCAGTGCTTCATCCATCATTTCCTGCTCTCTTTAAGTTTACTTCCGGTATTTAGCCTTTCATTCCTATCGATCCATCCGTTTTCTGCTTCTATACTTTCGGGGTAACAATCTACTTCACATGAATCAATGATTCAAACCACTTGAATTCCGTTTTCGTGTTTTTCTTATTTCTCCCAAGAATAGCACTCTTTTGGTTGCATCTTGCATGCATGTATAACAGCTTCACGACAAGACCTATCTTTATTGCACGATCATGAAATAGTAATTTATAAATTCTTATACCAAGAGCTAAGAACTGACTTTAATTATCGAAGATGAAATTAATAGATCTAGTTGAATACATCAGTtcaatttgaaacaaaaattcaTTTGACAAATAAAATGTGTACGATCCAAGTATTAAAACGTGCATTAATTTTGCTTTCTAGTTCACAGTTACACACTACGTACAtgctatttattttttttgtcaataaacGGATCCTCGTAAAAGATACTGGCATGACATTGTAGAGTATCAATAAATGGCAGCTCAGCATTGGTTAGTTAGTGAGGCTGTCATGTCATACTAAAGTTGTTAGGTTGTTAAAAAAGGTTAGTCTCCTAGAAGTGTAAGAATGAAGTTTTAAGCTAGATATATGTGTATAAAAGCTCTGTAATTGTGAGGATCCAATTCATTAAGTCTGAAATACAATTCATACAGCCTACTCTTTCTATCTTTCTCTCCGTTGTTTCTCTCTCAAgttctttatttttctccatTCCTCATTGCTCTTTGATTCTTTCTCAATGTAGTTAATAGACATTTGCTAGGATCTTATGACGAAGCACAAGGAGAAACAAACTAGAAAACCAGCCCAGAGATCTGAGACACAAAGTTGAGAGACTGCTGGAGGGGCTTTTTATCAGCACTTGGACTTGGACTTGGACTTGCTAGTGAAATGGTACTGGTAGTTGAAGAGGGAGCGATGTCAAAAGTCATCTTTTGCCCTTTGCTGCAGTGCCCGGCAAAAGTTGACGTTACATAATATGTGTCGGTTCCAAGAAATTTTATTGTGGTTGCCTTCTCAAATACATGCAAGGGATCTGCGGTGTTACAAGTGCCCAAATCTTCCTTGGTTACGAATGCCAAGTCTTGTTCTCCTGCTGCAAACTTAAACACTGCAAAGCCAACACAACCATGTAGAAATCAGCACCTACCATAGAGTATAGATCAAAATCAAGCCATTGGATTGTCTTTGCATTCAATGCGAATTCATCCTATAAATACAAATGCTAATGAAAGTTACAGGATGAAAATTAGGATGCAGAAGAGAAAAGAGGGGAGTGGCTTTtctacaattttttcttttatgctgAGAGAAACGATATTCTTATCTAAAGTATGAGAAGGAGATTTCAAATTTGAGTGCATAAGGAAGAGCTCACTGCTCGAGGCAATATAGCTACATGCATGTCTACACATAGTGACATCTCTACACTACTGTCGAGAATATTTTCTTATGCATATGATCCATGAAATTCCAATACAAATTTTCGAACTACAATGAAAAGACAGAACGTAAAGTAAGAAAAATTTCACAGTAGTTGATTACCAAGAATGTCACCAACAACCAAGCTATGGTTAGAAGCCCATGCAGCATAAGTGGCAGCGCCATCCGGAGGGATAGTCCAGCCTAAGTCGTCTCCTACTACATATTCTGCAGCTTCTGCGCTGCATAACGTCGCTTCTGTTGCTGCCACTGCGATGACGATTAGAAACATCACATTCACATCCATGCTTATACTCATTTTTCAACTCCCCTCTCTTAAATAATTGTGTTCTTCTTGTAAAGAAGGAGATTGATACAATATTGGGGGTCCTGAAATGTCTCAATTTATAGAACTAAATGTTACGAGCATTGTGTACAAGATCCGGCAATTGAAGGCTTAATTTGTCTATATTAGTACTGGCGCAGATTATCATAGATACGTTGACATCGTCAAAACTAATTGATTATTGGCACTTAGCATTTTGCAGGCGCAGATTATCATAGATACGTTGACTTCGTcaacaaatatttttttggacaGTTGGATTTTCAatggtcaaaaaaaaaatttaaacctccCCCAACGGCTAGATGATGTGGCACAATATCAACCATTGGATTCCAGATCAACAGTCCACGTTATTCGCCTTTAAAAatttttaagaagaaaaaaaatcagatatGTTACCGTTGTGCCACGTGACACAATCTAGAGGgttggattcaattttttttttaatccaacggaaaaaattaattaagttaataaaaaattttaaaaatttaaaaaaaatgattttacttttctataaataccttctcattatcttctaccttacaccacaatttcatattttctcaaatactttcaaccacattccaatctttctctcaaagtttctatGTACTTTTGTTTCCAACAAAATGGCTaatgatgcaggtacgaattggaagcttattgaagatgttacgttgtgttctagctgggttgaagttactcatgatccgattacgggtaatgagatgcagttgtgaGAAATGTGGAGCAATATTCATACCTtttttcttgagaaaattggtggcaAAAGAATGGAACAATCGTTCTCTAGTCGTTGGAGAATACTCAGCCAATCGTTTACTTATTGGAGAaatgccttggcacaagctagcAGTAATATTCAAAGTGGGGAAAATTTCGCGGATCATGTAaaaacatattatttatttgtttgtattttacccaaatttacattagctactttgattataattatttcttctcccgcatt
Encoded proteins:
- the LOC103413263 gene encoding protein ACCELERATED CELL DEATH 6-like, giving the protein MDPRLYKSAKSGDVYILKRLLNDNRSLLYQLTPRGNTALHVAVQFGHKNVVTEIYNRCRSLLTQPNSDGDTPLHVAARVGSFSIVYYLVREIQFMSQEDFVNTNIGVFETLRIGNKGSNTVLHEAARNGHAKVVECLLKVDPKLACFENDNGESPLYLAARGDVLEIVDQILRSTPSSAHGGPEGETALHAAVIEKHFDIVEVLLRFKQQLVKETDHQGRTPLHYAASLGDHKTVRRLLEIDTSTAYVLDKEGQSPIHVAAREGRGSVISEIIQHCPDSGELVDPFGRNTLHIAIQGGQVNVVRYILETPDLEGLINQPDVDGNTPLHLATIERKTWILYYLMWDGRVNQRSKNKYGQTASDVDRSIKECSLRFPMNIICTPHAWLGNIKFYQRAERAEASAVQTYREMGQTLLVVATLITTVTFTAAFTMPGGYNNDVGPHQGVALLQSNENFKWFIISDTIAMTCSINAACLLFGGAVNGNESVYIYYLTGAAALTYIALQSTAIAFTTGILAVLPHQQFAKTLGLIVGITFNVSTFLLLSQLVQIFSNLGACRLLFSHLYRKLKSKIGNKH
- the LOC103430126 gene encoding umecyanin-like, which gives rise to MDVNVMFLIVIAVAATEATLCSAEAAEYVVGDDLGWTIPPDGAATYAAWASNHSLVVGDILVFKFAAGEQDLAFVTKEDLGTCNTADPLHVFEKATTIKFLGTDTYYVTSTFAGHCSKGQKMTFDIAPSSTTSTISLASPSPSPSADKKPLQQSLNFVSQISGLVF